A single Pedobacter sp. PACM 27299 DNA region contains:
- a CDS encoding heme ABC transporter ATP-binding protein, giving the protein MLIADHISYEAGKRTLVKEISFSLRPGEMLVILGANGAGKSTLLRLLSGERKPSNGSIHLHGKSISSYSSPELALKRAVLNQQNIINMAFMAQEIVMMGRYPHYQNHPSPKDKEICDEVMKLTGISQLAERSYLSLSGGEQQRVQLSRILVQIWNVPNALLLLDEPVSGLDLQYQQQTLAIAQALARKGFMVIGILHDLNLAAQYADRILMLKNGRKWYDGTASEVLNTKNIYEVFEIDADVFTNPKTLKPFFIPKNTNVQINSF; this is encoded by the coding sequence ATGTTAATCGCAGACCACATCAGTTACGAAGCAGGAAAAAGAACGCTGGTTAAAGAAATTTCTTTTAGCCTGCGCCCGGGCGAGATGCTCGTGATCCTGGGTGCCAATGGTGCCGGAAAATCGACGCTGCTACGACTGTTGAGTGGAGAAAGAAAACCTTCCAATGGAAGTATCCATTTACATGGAAAATCGATCTCCAGCTACTCATCACCAGAACTCGCCTTAAAAAGAGCCGTACTAAATCAACAAAATATCATAAATATGGCCTTTATGGCACAAGAAATTGTCATGATGGGACGTTATCCTCATTACCAGAACCACCCAAGTCCAAAAGATAAGGAAATCTGTGATGAAGTGATGAAATTAACCGGTATCAGTCAGCTTGCAGAACGTTCTTACCTCAGTCTTTCCGGGGGAGAACAACAAAGAGTACAATTATCCAGAATTCTGGTGCAGATATGGAATGTTCCCAATGCTTTGCTCCTATTGGATGAGCCGGTATCTGGATTAGACCTGCAATACCAGCAGCAAACGCTAGCCATTGCCCAAGCATTAGCCCGTAAAGGTTTTATGGTAATCGGGATTCTCCATGACCTTAACCTGGCGGCACAGTATGCAGACCGGATTCTAATGCTTAAAAACGGCAGAAAATGGTATGATGGCACCGCCTCCGAAGTCTTGAACACTAAGAATATCTATGAGGTATTTGAAATCGATGCCGATGTCTTTACCAATCCAAAAACACTAAAACCCTTTTTTATCCCTAAAAATACAAACGTACAAATCAATTCATTTTAA
- a CDS encoding hemin-degrading factor, translating to MITATKPLKEKYEAYKIANPKKRIREAAQELAVSEAELLMTGLGTTVTFLQPDFEKILESVTSLGYVMALTRNEYCVNERKGVYEDISFTPHAGLVLGADIDLRLFLRVWKYAFAVAENDRQSLQFFDANGNAIHKIYLTDRSNMDAYEALVAQFLNAEQEAVLIEPAPVAAPITEIPDSEIDVAGFQEAWNKMGDSHEFFMLLRKFKVTRTQALRLAPAGRAKETTVEGFRKAMTACSEKQVPVMVFTANAGCIQIHSGNITKLVDMGPWFNVLDPEFNLHLREDEVHSVWQVVKPSTDGDVNSIELFDKNGEMIVQFFGKRKPGIPELESWREVLKESL from the coding sequence ATGATCACCGCAACCAAGCCCCTTAAAGAAAAATACGAAGCCTACAAAATAGCCAACCCTAAGAAACGTATCAGAGAAGCCGCACAGGAGTTAGCCGTATCCGAAGCAGAATTATTAATGACCGGTCTGGGTACTACGGTTACTTTTTTACAACCTGATTTCGAGAAAATCCTGGAATCTGTGACTTCTTTAGGCTACGTAATGGCCTTAACCCGCAATGAATATTGCGTAAACGAAAGAAAAGGCGTTTATGAAGACATTTCCTTCACACCGCATGCGGGCCTGGTTTTAGGTGCCGATATCGATCTTCGCTTGTTCCTGCGCGTCTGGAAATACGCTTTCGCAGTAGCTGAAAATGACCGTCAGAGTTTACAGTTTTTTGATGCCAATGGTAACGCCATACACAAGATTTACCTGACTGACCGCAGCAATATGGACGCTTATGAAGCTTTAGTCGCGCAATTCCTGAACGCTGAACAAGAAGCTGTCCTGATTGAACCTGCGCCAGTAGCTGCACCAATCACAGAAATTCCAGATTCAGAAATCGATGTCGCTGGTTTCCAGGAAGCCTGGAACAAAATGGGCGACAGCCATGAGTTTTTCATGTTGCTGAGAAAATTCAAGGTAACCAGAACTCAGGCCTTACGTCTTGCACCAGCAGGAAGAGCAAAAGAAACTACTGTTGAAGGGTTTAGAAAAGCAATGACTGCCTGCTCAGAAAAACAGGTTCCAGTAATGGTTTTCACCGCAAATGCAGGTTGTATCCAGATTCACAGTGGAAATATTACAAAATTGGTAGACATGGGTCCCTGGTTTAATGTTTTAGATCCAGAATTTAATTTGCACCTTCGTGAAGATGAAGTTCACAGCGTATGGCAGGTGGTTAAACCTTCTACCGATGGCGATGTCAACTCCATCGAATTGTTTGACAAAAACGGAGAAATGATTGTTCAATTTTTTGGTAAACGTAAGCCTGGAATTCCTGAATTAGAGAGCTGGCGTGAAGTCCTGAAAGAATCGCTTTAA
- a CDS encoding serine hydrolase domain-containing protein, which translates to MKNPLRLMIALFLVIASTGASSAQIAASNTKLNKDLDEYIGEIQQQYHIPGLALAVIKDGKVIHKNSYGLSNMEYQIPLNDQVIFPLFSTTKVFSVVAAFQLIQRKKFSLDSKIAEFITDLPDTWKAVKIENLLTHSSGLPDIVDYETEREEAVAKAKVYKDAIKFQPGHQFDYNQTNFWLLNRIIQKMTGKTLAQYIIENQFSSFKNTAVFEGNNLRVVKNLSYGYVYENEQTMLKRNWFFPEYMYGTAALNLSLNDFINWNKQFDDGLLIKESTKQQLLKPYRYQQERDFTYGLDLIKTDGKISYGFSGGVATAYRKFPASKVTVIFLANGMLIPAGKLRGINEVIHQIEKLSSK; encoded by the coding sequence ATGAAAAACCCATTGCGCTTGATGATTGCATTGTTTCTTGTGATCGCCAGCACTGGAGCATCCAGTGCCCAGATCGCAGCTTCAAACACGAAGCTGAATAAAGATCTTGATGAATATATCGGAGAAATTCAGCAGCAGTACCATATTCCTGGCCTCGCTTTAGCCGTGATAAAAGATGGAAAAGTAATTCATAAAAATAGCTACGGGCTCTCGAACATGGAGTATCAAATTCCATTAAATGACCAGGTGATCTTTCCTTTGTTTTCTACCACGAAAGTGTTTTCTGTGGTAGCGGCTTTTCAGTTGATCCAGCGAAAGAAATTTTCATTAGACAGCAAAATAGCAGAATTTATCACCGATCTTCCGGATACCTGGAAAGCGGTAAAAATAGAAAACCTGCTCACACACTCTTCTGGTTTACCTGATATTGTAGATTATGAAACGGAAAGAGAGGAAGCTGTTGCAAAAGCAAAAGTCTACAAAGATGCGATCAAGTTTCAACCGGGACATCAGTTCGATTACAACCAGACGAACTTCTGGCTTTTAAACCGTATCATTCAAAAAATGACTGGTAAGACTTTAGCCCAATACATCATCGAAAATCAGTTTTCCAGTTTCAAAAACACTGCTGTTTTTGAAGGAAATAACTTAAGGGTAGTCAAAAATCTAAGCTATGGTTATGTGTATGAAAATGAGCAGACGATGCTGAAACGCAACTGGTTTTTTCCGGAATATATGTATGGTACCGCTGCTTTAAACCTCAGTCTAAACGATTTTATCAATTGGAATAAACAGTTTGATGATGGTTTGTTGATTAAAGAAAGTACAAAGCAGCAGTTGCTGAAACCTTACCGTTATCAACAGGAAAGAGATTTTACCTATGGCCTGGACTTGATCAAAACAGATGGAAAAATATCTTATGGCTTTTCAGGAGGAGTGGCTACGGCATATAGAAAGTTTCCTGCGAGTAAGGTTACCGTTATCTTTTTGGCTAATGGGATGTTAATTCCTGCTGGAAAATTAAGAGGAATTAATGAAGTGATCCATCAGATTGAAAAGCTGAGTTCGAAATAG
- a CDS encoding DNA/RNA non-specific endonuclease yields the protein MRIKHLLIYSSLVIFSLAGCSKQITSDAIEAPIEKLPENYKITEDFENVTKAAYAAADINISTGSWNFDDALVGNLAADLKNGQKSVRLRTGKITMNFDVAGLKTLYISHGKYGKDADFTWQLLMSEDGGTTFTPLGAEIQEKNTTLVTDSFKIDAKGKVRFQIKKASATVRLNIDDIIFKGTGESGIIVGTPDTDPGEDPSTPPTSDPSRDLVIGADAQPATGDDSNALFGNPSAASGLTPDNYLLDMSYYVQSYSSSRGTPNWVSWHLDPKTITQVTKRLDNFAGYSGLPSNFYQVSNTSYYNSGFDRGHNCPSADRTSSTAANGATFLMTNMIPQAPNNNQKPWADFENYLRSQVVSGNEVYIIMGSYGTGGIGKSGALTTTIDNGKVTVPSNVWKVALIMPNGNGDASRVSTSTRVIALNTPNVNTIDTDWKKYIVTVRDIEKATGYNLLSALPQGVQDVIETRKDAGN from the coding sequence ATGAGAATAAAACACTTACTTATTTACAGTTCACTGGTTATCTTTAGTTTAGCTGGTTGTTCTAAACAAATCACCTCTGACGCAATTGAAGCCCCAATAGAAAAGCTTCCCGAAAATTATAAAATCACAGAAGATTTTGAGAATGTTACTAAAGCTGCCTACGCTGCTGCCGACATTAATATCTCCACCGGATCCTGGAATTTTGACGACGCCTTAGTTGGAAATCTAGCAGCAGATCTTAAAAATGGACAAAAAAGTGTCCGTTTGAGAACTGGAAAAATCACCATGAATTTCGACGTGGCAGGACTAAAAACTTTATATATCAGTCACGGTAAATACGGAAAAGACGCGGATTTCACCTGGCAGCTATTGATGTCTGAAGATGGGGGAACAACCTTCACACCACTTGGCGCAGAGATCCAGGAAAAGAACACCACATTGGTGACCGATTCATTTAAAATTGATGCTAAAGGTAAAGTGCGTTTCCAAATCAAAAAAGCCAGCGCAACAGTTCGTCTTAATATTGATGACATCATTTTCAAAGGAACCGGAGAATCCGGCATTATCGTAGGTACTCCTGATACCGACCCAGGTGAAGACCCTTCTACACCTCCAACTTCTGACCCTTCAAGAGATCTTGTTATAGGTGCGGATGCACAACCTGCTACTGGTGATGATAGCAATGCACTTTTTGGAAACCCATCTGCAGCCAGTGGACTAACTCCGGATAACTACTTGCTGGATATGAGCTATTATGTTCAGTCTTACAGCAGCAGCCGCGGTACACCAAACTGGGTAAGCTGGCATTTAGATCCAAAAACCATTACACAAGTCACTAAGCGATTAGACAATTTCGCAGGTTACTCAGGTTTACCAAGCAATTTTTACCAGGTATCTAATACCAGTTATTATAATTCAGGTTTTGATAGAGGTCACAATTGTCCATCGGCAGACCGTACCAGCTCAACAGCAGCAAATGGTGCAACTTTCCTAATGACCAATATGATCCCGCAAGCACCAAATAACAATCAAAAACCATGGGCAGACTTTGAAAATTACCTAAGATCTCAAGTAGTTTCAGGTAATGAAGTTTACATTATTATGGGAAGTTATGGAACTGGTGGTATCGGTAAGTCAGGAGCATTAACCACTACAATCGATAATGGAAAAGTAACCGTTCCAAGTAATGTATGGAAAGTAGCATTGATTATGCCAAATGGTAACGGAGATGCTTCCAGAGTGAGCACTTCTACCAGGGTAATTGCTTTGAATACACCAAATGTGAATACCATCGATACAGATTGGAAAAAATACATTGTTACCGTTAGAGATATTGAAAAAGCTACCGGTTATAATTTGCTTTCTGCATTGCCTCAAGGAGTGCAGGATGTGATTGAAACCAGGAAAGACGCTGGTAACTAA
- a CDS encoding methyltransferase, TIGR04325 family has protein sequence MSFFNRKKKAENNRYGWFGDYKDWSELVALSGGYESDLILNKTRDSLLKIKNGEAVYERDSVLFDEKIYPYSVITALLYAAINCNNSLNVIDFGGSLGSTYYQVRDFIPSGLDVHWSVVEQKDYVNCGKTMFEDDILKFHPTIADSMSTKKADILLLSGVVQYLERPHEFLNELKKFDFKYILIDRTAFICDNNPDRLTLQIVSPEIYEAKYPSWFFNEKNFLAHFDNYEIKTEFASYVVGEQQINIDNSVQGYDKGFFLVRKS, from the coding sequence ATGTCATTTTTTAATAGAAAAAAGAAAGCTGAAAACAATAGATATGGATGGTTTGGTGATTATAAAGATTGGAGCGAACTTGTAGCGCTTTCTGGGGGATATGAGTCAGATTTAATTTTAAATAAAACACGCGATTCATTATTGAAGATAAAAAATGGTGAGGCAGTTTATGAACGGGATTCTGTACTATTTGATGAAAAGATATATCCATATTCCGTAATAACCGCTCTTCTATACGCTGCTATTAATTGCAATAATAGTTTAAATGTGATTGATTTTGGAGGCTCACTAGGAAGCACCTATTATCAGGTTCGGGATTTTATTCCATCGGGACTAGATGTGCATTGGAGTGTAGTGGAGCAAAAAGACTATGTGAATTGTGGGAAAACAATGTTTGAGGATGATATTCTAAAGTTCCATCCGACAATTGCTGATAGCATGAGCACTAAGAAAGCGGATATATTATTGCTCTCAGGTGTCGTACAGTATTTGGAAAGGCCTCACGAATTTCTAAATGAATTGAAAAAATTCGACTTTAAATACATTTTGATAGATAGAACGGCTTTCATTTGCGATAACAACCCTGATAGATTGACTTTGCAAATTGTATCTCCAGAGATTTACGAAGCAAAGTATCCTTCGTGGTTTTTTAATGAAAAGAATTTTCTTGCGCATTTTGATAACTACGAGATCAAAACTGAATTTGCCTCATACGTAGTCGGTGAGCAGCAAATAAACATTGATAATAGTGTACAGGGTTACGATAAAGGATTCTTCCTGGTAAGAAAATCTTAG
- a CDS encoding transposase, translating to MIVELSNTHTDLSALAKELDISYKLLYRWRTEFSSK from the coding sequence ATGATTGTTGAACTTAGTAACACCCACACAGATCTGAGTGCCCTTGCTAAAGAATTAGATATCAGTTATAAGTTGTTATACCGCTGGCGAACAGAGTTTTCGAGTAAATAA